One region of Microbacterium rhizosphaerae genomic DNA includes:
- a CDS encoding sigma-70 family RNA polymerase sigma factor, whose product MTDEIPLAERFETQRPRLRAIALQLLGSNRDADDAVQEAWMRLARADAASIDNLEAWLTTVVSRICLDILGSARIRHERAWQVEAWPVEAMDASGRGDPEREALSADRVSVALLVVLEQLSPAERIAFVLHDVFALPFDDIARTLDRSAEAVRQLASRARRRLRGAPDEADAPSPGAAGREIVRAWLSAVQDGDFGALLSLLSDGAVLHADYGSSSESLHGAAEIAGRAALAARLAAHSQPVLIDGLPGVAVVERGRVVSLMAFTVADGRIVRLDVLADLTRIDQTGAAEAVAHDHRPE is encoded by the coding sequence ATGACCGATGAGATTCCGCTGGCGGAGCGCTTCGAGACCCAGCGCCCGCGCCTGCGGGCGATCGCCCTGCAGCTGCTCGGATCGAATCGCGATGCGGACGACGCCGTGCAGGAGGCGTGGATGCGCCTCGCCCGGGCAGACGCGGCATCCATCGACAATCTCGAAGCCTGGCTGACGACGGTGGTGTCGCGGATCTGCCTCGACATCCTGGGCTCCGCACGCATCCGGCATGAGCGTGCCTGGCAGGTCGAAGCGTGGCCGGTGGAAGCGATGGATGCGTCCGGCCGCGGCGACCCCGAGCGGGAGGCGCTCAGCGCGGATCGGGTCAGCGTCGCCCTCCTCGTCGTGCTCGAGCAGCTCAGCCCCGCCGAGCGCATCGCGTTCGTACTCCACGACGTGTTCGCGCTGCCGTTCGACGACATCGCGCGCACGCTCGACCGCTCCGCCGAGGCGGTGCGCCAGCTCGCCTCGCGCGCACGGCGCAGGCTCCGCGGAGCGCCGGACGAAGCGGATGCGCCGAGCCCGGGCGCGGCGGGCCGCGAGATCGTCCGAGCGTGGCTGTCCGCCGTCCAGGACGGCGACTTCGGCGCGCTGCTGTCGCTGCTGAGCGACGGCGCCGTCCTGCACGCGGACTACGGCTCGTCGTCGGAGTCGCTGCACGGAGCCGCGGAGATCGCGGGGCGCGCGGCCCTCGCCGCGCGACTGGCCGCGCACTCGCAGCCCGTGCTCATCGACGGGCTGCCGGGCGTGGCGGTCGTCGAACGCGGCCGTGTCGTCTCGCTCATGGCATTCACGGTCGCCGACGGGCGGATCGTGCGGCTGGACGTCCTCGCCGACCTCACCCGCATCGACCAGACGGGCGCCGCGGAGGCCGTGGCCCATGACCACCGGCCGGAGTGA
- a CDS encoding DUF1992 domain-containing protein, which yields MSEDPRVAAARLRAERAARAHGEEPEAVAPVTEASTDAPRGMTEQERAAVVEMAIQQAIRRGDFDDLPGAGKPIPGLGEHHDPDWWIRRKIEREQLRGLGPPALTLRVENAELDGLLDGLSREADVRETLEDFNRRVIEARRQLLGGPPVVTPTRDVDAEVVAWRRRRAERATALTAQQDADRAAAQQRRRTGWRRRRA from the coding sequence ATGAGCGAAGACCCACGCGTCGCGGCGGCGCGGCTGCGCGCCGAACGCGCGGCGCGAGCGCACGGTGAAGAGCCCGAAGCGGTCGCACCCGTGACGGAAGCGTCGACAGACGCTCCGCGCGGGATGACCGAGCAGGAGCGCGCCGCCGTGGTCGAGATGGCCATCCAGCAGGCGATCCGTCGTGGCGATTTCGACGACCTTCCGGGGGCGGGCAAGCCCATCCCGGGACTCGGCGAACACCACGACCCGGACTGGTGGATCCGCCGCAAGATCGAGCGGGAACAGCTGCGGGGACTCGGTCCGCCGGCGCTCACACTGCGGGTCGAGAACGCCGAGCTCGACGGACTCCTCGACGGGCTGTCGCGCGAGGCCGACGTGCGGGAGACGCTCGAGGACTTCAACCGCCGCGTCATCGAGGCGCGCAGGCAACTGCTCGGCGGGCCGCCCGTGGTCACGCCGACGCGGGACGTCGACGCCGAGGTCGTCGCGTGGCGCCGGCGTCGCGCAGAACGGGCCACCGCGCTCACCGCGCAGCAGGACGCCGACCGTGCGGCCGCGCAGCAGCGGCGCCGCACGGGGTGGCGGCGCCGACGCGCGTAG
- a CDS encoding glycosyltransferase, translating into MDRIAPPSPCSHEGCRRQTSRHHPQPQELGHTEERVAVTHYGFLSTYPPTRCGLATFTEALAGALTVDSSDTAAIVRVLEAPDDAQPRGIRASVRVAADLVARDRRSMAVAVASLDECDVAVVQHEYGIYGGQDGDEILDVLAAVTTPTIVVLHTVLPAPTSHQRLVLERVCALATSVVVMTSGARDILIEHYAVDAADVHVIPHGVANLAVEVGSPHLRKRILTWGLISPGKGIEWGIRAIAQLGDLDHEVEYVVAGQTHPKVLAHAGESYRTGLTDLIGELGIQSSVHLDGRYLDAGELATLVASADVVLLPYDSRDQATSGVLAEAVAAGIPVVATGFPHAVELLAGGAGIVVAHEDPQSMASALRTILTADDVARRMREVALRAASKTSWPAVADRYRLLFEDLRAAKAA; encoded by the coding sequence GTGGACCGGATCGCGCCGCCGTCGCCGTGCTCCCACGAGGGATGCCGTCGGCAGACGTCTCGCCACCACCCGCAGCCGCAGGAGCTCGGGCATACCGAGGAGCGCGTCGCCGTGACCCACTATGGCTTTCTGAGCACGTATCCGCCCACCCGCTGCGGTCTTGCGACCTTCACCGAGGCACTCGCGGGCGCCCTGACCGTCGACTCGTCGGACACAGCCGCGATCGTGCGCGTCCTCGAGGCCCCCGACGATGCGCAACCGCGTGGCATCCGCGCATCCGTCCGCGTGGCGGCGGACCTCGTCGCACGCGATCGGCGCAGCATGGCCGTCGCGGTTGCGAGCCTCGACGAGTGCGATGTCGCCGTCGTGCAGCACGAGTACGGCATCTACGGCGGGCAGGACGGCGACGAGATCCTCGACGTGCTCGCTGCCGTGACCACGCCGACCATCGTCGTGCTGCATACCGTGCTCCCGGCCCCGACGTCGCACCAGCGTCTGGTGCTGGAACGGGTCTGCGCCCTGGCCACGAGCGTCGTCGTGATGACGAGCGGCGCGCGTGACATCCTCATCGAGCATTACGCCGTGGATGCCGCGGACGTGCACGTGATCCCGCACGGCGTGGCGAACCTGGCCGTCGAGGTGGGAAGCCCTCACCTGCGCAAGCGCATCCTCACGTGGGGCCTGATCTCGCCGGGCAAGGGGATCGAATGGGGCATCCGTGCGATCGCACAGCTCGGCGACCTCGACCACGAGGTCGAGTACGTCGTCGCCGGGCAGACGCACCCCAAGGTGCTCGCCCACGCCGGCGAGAGCTACCGCACCGGGCTCACGGATCTGATCGGCGAACTCGGCATCCAATCGTCCGTCCACCTCGACGGGCGTTACCTCGACGCGGGCGAGCTCGCGACGCTGGTGGCATCGGCCGACGTCGTGCTGCTGCCGTACGACTCTCGCGACCAGGCCACGTCGGGGGTCCTCGCCGAGGCGGTCGCCGCCGGCATCCCGGTCGTGGCCACGGGCTTCCCCCACGCGGTCGAGCTGCTGGCAGGCGGCGCGGGGATCGTCGTCGCCCACGAGGACCCGCAGTCCATGGCATCCGCCCTGCGGACGATCCTGACGGCCGACGATGTCGCCAGACGCATGCGGGAAGTCGCGCTGCGCGCTGCGAGCAAGACGAGCTGGCCGGCGGTCGCGGACCGCTATCGGCTCCTTTTCGAGGACCTGCGCGCGGCGAAAGCGGCGTGA
- a CDS encoding GNAT family N-acetyltransferase, with amino-acid sequence MPTITIEPVTADRFADAEHALSGGGDGHSCQCQWWMITNAQWQGTSMEEREGMLRAEVDAGPPPALVAYVDGEAAGWVRVGPRTAQVRLARTRAFAESPHPFDDPSVWAVSCFVVRREHRGSGLTAELLDAAVAYARAQGAKVVEAYPIDPTAADKRPNELYTGILSTFLAAGFTEVARPKPHLAIVEKAVAEGE; translated from the coding sequence ATGCCGACGATCACGATCGAACCCGTCACCGCCGACCGATTCGCCGATGCGGAGCACGCGCTGTCGGGGGGCGGCGACGGGCACTCCTGCCAGTGCCAGTGGTGGATGATCACGAATGCGCAGTGGCAGGGCACCTCCATGGAGGAGCGGGAGGGGATGCTGCGCGCAGAGGTCGACGCCGGGCCGCCGCCCGCGCTCGTCGCCTACGTCGACGGCGAAGCCGCCGGATGGGTCCGGGTCGGGCCGCGTACGGCGCAGGTGCGGCTCGCGCGGACGCGCGCCTTCGCGGAGTCGCCGCATCCCTTCGACGACCCGTCGGTGTGGGCCGTGTCGTGCTTCGTCGTGCGCCGGGAGCACCGGGGATCCGGGCTCACCGCCGAGCTGCTCGATGCCGCCGTCGCCTACGCCCGCGCGCAGGGAGCGAAGGTGGTCGAGGCATACCCGATCGATCCCACCGCCGCGGACAAGCGCCCGAACGAGCTGTACACCGGCATCCTGTCCACCTTCCTCGCCGCCGGATTCACCGAGGTCGCACGCCCGAAGCCGCATCTCGCGATCGTCGAGAAGGCGGTCGCCGAGGGCGAATGA
- a CDS encoding lysoplasmalogenase: MSTSPRVRWWAFAPYVIVSLIHIGALSVDATEIAAITKLLLMPLLACAVVILAKDVPKAQQVALRILGVGLAFSWIGDEAAVFFPFLPELPVMLGAFGVAHLAYIWLFNRHLAVRRLPWWTLVYVLWWAGMLAILWPRLGALSFAVAAYGLVLGGTAASAARCHPVVTVGGALFLCSDTVLAFRLFTPEAMAHWTSPLVMITYCAGQGLIAAGTIAALRTRALAPVAPVVATP; encoded by the coding sequence GTGTCAACGTCGCCGCGTGTGCGCTGGTGGGCCTTCGCCCCCTACGTCATCGTCTCGCTCATCCACATCGGGGCGCTCAGCGTGGACGCGACGGAGATCGCGGCGATCACGAAGCTGCTGCTCATGCCGCTGCTGGCATGCGCCGTCGTGATCTTGGCGAAGGACGTCCCGAAGGCCCAGCAGGTCGCGCTGCGCATCCTCGGGGTCGGCCTGGCCTTCTCGTGGATCGGCGACGAGGCCGCCGTGTTCTTCCCGTTCCTGCCCGAGCTGCCCGTGATGCTCGGCGCCTTCGGCGTCGCACACCTCGCCTACATCTGGCTCTTCAACCGCCACCTCGCCGTCCGCCGGCTGCCGTGGTGGACCCTCGTCTACGTCCTCTGGTGGGCCGGGATGCTGGCGATCCTGTGGCCGCGCCTGGGAGCGCTGTCGTTCGCCGTCGCCGCCTACGGGCTCGTCCTCGGCGGCACGGCCGCGAGCGCCGCCCGCTGCCACCCCGTCGTGACCGTCGGCGGAGCGCTGTTCCTGTGCTCCGACACCGTGCTCGCGTTCCGCCTGTTCACCCCCGAGGCGATGGCGCACTGGACCAGCCCGCTCGTCATGATCACCTACTGCGCCGGCCAGGGCCTCATCGCCGCAGGGACCATCGCCGCCCTGCGCACCCGGGCGCTCGCACCGGTCGCACCGGTCGTCGCGACACCATGA
- a CDS encoding NUDIX domain-containing protein, whose amino-acid sequence MTIEPPAFEHRRPLGPRDPGDAWVVAPTGERYWGAFGAAGLLAYDRERGVLLQHRVTWSHHGDTWALPGGARHEGESACDGALREAQEEAGVPDGAVRPRLMSVLDLGYWSYSTLVGDVVEPFEPVISDPESHELAWVPVDEVDRRPLHPGFEDAWPRLRELLPVRPAVVVDAANVVGSVPDGWWRDRAGAAGRLIDRIGGLVGAGVPAHALGLPETTWFPHVTVVVEGQAKATQTSAPDLDIVRAAGSGDDTIAAEAARLVRSGRSVTVVTSDRGLAERARHGGAEVRGSRWLLDLLDLLE is encoded by the coding sequence GTGACGATCGAGCCCCCCGCCTTCGAACACCGGCGCCCGCTGGGGCCGCGCGATCCTGGCGATGCGTGGGTGGTCGCACCGACGGGGGAGCGCTACTGGGGCGCCTTCGGCGCCGCCGGGCTGCTCGCGTACGACCGGGAGCGCGGCGTGCTGCTCCAGCACCGGGTGACGTGGAGCCACCACGGCGATACGTGGGCGCTTCCCGGCGGTGCGCGTCACGAGGGCGAGTCGGCGTGCGACGGGGCGCTGCGCGAGGCGCAGGAGGAGGCGGGCGTTCCCGACGGGGCGGTCCGCCCGCGGCTCATGAGCGTCCTCGATCTCGGCTACTGGTCGTACTCGACGCTCGTCGGCGACGTCGTGGAGCCCTTCGAGCCCGTGATCAGCGACCCCGAGAGCCACGAGCTCGCGTGGGTGCCGGTCGATGAGGTCGACCGGCGGCCGCTGCATCCGGGATTCGAGGATGCATGGCCCCGCCTGCGTGAGCTCCTGCCGGTGCGTCCCGCCGTGGTCGTCGACGCCGCGAACGTCGTCGGGTCGGTGCCGGATGGGTGGTGGCGCGATCGCGCCGGCGCCGCGGGACGGCTCATCGACCGGATCGGCGGGCTCGTCGGTGCCGGTGTGCCGGCACACGCGCTCGGGCTCCCCGAGACGACGTGGTTCCCGCACGTCACCGTGGTCGTCGAGGGTCAGGCGAAGGCGACGCAGACCTCCGCACCGGACCTCGACATCGTGCGCGCAGCGGGCTCCGGTGACGACACGATCGCCGCGGAGGCGGCGAGGCTCGTCAGATCCGGACGCTCCGTGACGGTGGTCACGAGCGATCGGGGGCTCGCCGAGCGCGCGCGGCATGGGGGAGCCGAGGTGCGCGGCAGCCGCTGGCTGCTTGATCTGCTCGACCTGCTCGAGTAG
- a CDS encoding glycosyltransferase has translation MDGPARYTHLLALTDHHGVFEHALLDAPRREHGYCVDDVARALIVVARDPEPSAELSRSAETYLDFLDAAIGSDGLVHNRMDASGEWSDEHAMGDWWGRLLWAAGTAAARASDPAVRTRALQMFRRAARQRSSELHTIAFAALGAAEVASAYPGDTDAARILRDLIDAIPAAPRESWPWPEPRLSYGNASIAEALIAAGTELGDVVATDRGLLLLTFLLTLETADGRLSVTGTGGRGPGEVGPQFDQQPIEVAAIADACARAYAQTGDTAWRAGVDLAWQWFSGRNDSGTPMIDHDTGAGFDGLERDGRNENRGAESTLAALSTHQQARRLGLLRAA, from the coding sequence ATGGACGGCCCCGCGCGTTACACGCACCTCCTCGCCCTCACCGATCACCACGGGGTCTTCGAGCACGCGCTCCTGGACGCGCCGCGCCGAGAGCACGGATACTGCGTCGACGACGTCGCGCGTGCGCTCATCGTGGTCGCCCGTGACCCGGAACCGAGTGCGGAACTGTCGCGATCGGCCGAGACCTACCTCGACTTCCTCGATGCGGCCATCGGATCGGACGGCTTGGTGCACAACCGCATGGATGCGAGCGGCGAGTGGTCCGACGAGCACGCCATGGGCGATTGGTGGGGACGACTGCTGTGGGCCGCCGGGACCGCTGCGGCGCGGGCATCCGACCCGGCTGTCCGCACCCGCGCGCTGCAGATGTTCCGCCGCGCCGCCCGGCAGCGCTCGAGCGAGCTGCACACTATCGCCTTCGCGGCACTCGGCGCGGCCGAGGTCGCATCCGCGTACCCGGGCGACACGGACGCCGCGCGCATCCTCCGCGATCTCATCGACGCGATCCCCGCGGCGCCGCGGGAGAGCTGGCCGTGGCCGGAGCCTCGTCTGAGCTACGGCAACGCCTCCATCGCCGAAGCGCTGATCGCGGCCGGCACCGAGCTGGGCGACGTGGTCGCGACCGATCGCGGCCTGCTCCTGCTCACCTTCCTGCTGACGCTCGAGACCGCGGACGGCCGCCTCTCGGTGACCGGCACCGGCGGCCGCGGGCCCGGCGAGGTCGGCCCGCAGTTCGATCAGCAGCCGATCGAGGTCGCTGCGATCGCCGACGCCTGCGCACGTGCCTACGCGCAGACGGGCGACACCGCCTGGCGCGCCGGCGTCGACCTCGCGTGGCAGTGGTTCTCGGGTCGCAACGACAGCGGCACCCCCATGATCGACCACGACACCGGAGCGGGCTTCGACGGACTCGAGCGCGACGGCCGCAACGAGAACCGAGGAGCCGAGTCGACGCTGGCCGCGCTCAGCACGCATCAGCAGGCACGACGCCTCGGACTGCTGCGCGCCGCATGA
- a CDS encoding SDR family oxidoreductase, which translates to MASILVTGGTGNLGRHVVPLLRAQGHGIRVLSRSPRSGEGVDHVVGDTVSGEGLAAAVAGVDRVLHLAGSNKGDDIGTGHLVDAAHAAGVAHLVMISVVGADRMPIGYFRAKDRAERVLAGSGVPFTVLRAAQFHDFVWGMFGGMVKMPLVPAPRAIRLEPVDVGEVAARLAELVDEAPAGRVADLAGPEILDAPTLLRGIAAVRGVRRPFVPMRVPGAVGRAYRAGDNLAGDGVLRGRVTWAEYLEGRKPVPVGVAGR; encoded by the coding sequence ATGGCTTCCATTCTCGTGACCGGCGGCACCGGGAACCTCGGACGACACGTCGTTCCGCTGCTGCGCGCCCAGGGGCACGGCATCCGGGTGCTGAGCCGTTCCCCACGTTCCGGAGAGGGCGTCGATCATGTGGTCGGCGACACGGTCAGCGGAGAGGGGCTCGCAGCGGCTGTCGCCGGCGTGGACCGGGTCCTCCACCTCGCGGGCAGCAACAAGGGCGACGACATCGGCACCGGACACCTGGTGGATGCTGCGCACGCCGCGGGCGTCGCGCATCTTGTGATGATCTCGGTCGTCGGCGCCGATCGCATGCCGATCGGTTACTTCCGGGCCAAGGATCGCGCCGAGCGCGTGCTCGCGGGGTCGGGGGTGCCGTTCACGGTGCTGCGCGCCGCGCAGTTCCACGACTTCGTGTGGGGGATGTTCGGCGGCATGGTCAAGATGCCGCTCGTACCCGCGCCTCGTGCGATCCGGCTGGAACCCGTGGATGTGGGCGAGGTCGCGGCGCGGCTCGCCGAACTCGTCGACGAGGCTCCGGCCGGTCGGGTCGCCGACCTCGCCGGGCCCGAGATCCTCGACGCGCCGACGCTGCTGCGCGGCATCGCGGCTGTGCGCGGTGTGCGGCGGCCGTTCGTCCCGATGCGCGTTCCCGGTGCCGTCGGCCGTGCGTATCGCGCGGGCGACAACCTCGCCGGCGACGGCGTGCTGCGCGGTCGGGTCACCTGGGCCGAGTATCTCGAGGGCCGCAAGCCGGTTCCCGTGGGCGTCGCCGGCCGATAG
- the cmk gene encoding (d)CMP kinase, whose product MTDPLSAREAAHANVTTQPVVVAIDGPAGSGKSSVSKQVARRLGYGYLDTGAAYRALAWHALEHGVDTSDASSVLDVVGDFAFGIALDPDAYSVWVGETDVTRAIREPRVSDAVSGVARVPAVRQSVNAMFRSLVAGSGYAGVVIEGRDITTVVAPDAPVRILLTAAPEVRAARRVGEVVSQDAASVAAALHRRDAADSTVVDFMSAAPGVVVVDSTQLDFEGTVDAVLAVVREGLDAARAERPDA is encoded by the coding sequence ATGACTGACCCGCTCTCCGCGCGCGAGGCCGCGCACGCGAACGTGACGACGCAGCCTGTCGTCGTCGCGATCGACGGACCCGCCGGCAGCGGCAAGTCGAGCGTCTCGAAGCAGGTCGCACGCCGCCTCGGCTACGGCTACCTCGACACGGGCGCCGCCTACCGCGCGCTGGCGTGGCACGCGCTCGAGCACGGCGTCGACACGTCGGACGCGTCATCCGTTCTCGACGTCGTCGGCGATTTCGCCTTCGGCATCGCCCTGGACCCCGACGCATACTCGGTCTGGGTGGGCGAGACCGACGTCACGCGCGCCATCCGCGAGCCGCGCGTGTCCGACGCCGTGTCCGGCGTCGCTCGCGTGCCCGCAGTCCGGCAGTCGGTGAACGCGATGTTCCGCTCGCTCGTCGCCGGCTCCGGCTACGCCGGCGTCGTCATCGAGGGCCGCGACATCACGACGGTCGTCGCACCCGATGCGCCCGTGCGCATCCTGCTCACCGCGGCCCCCGAGGTGCGCGCGGCGCGCCGCGTCGGCGAGGTCGTGTCGCAGGATGCGGCATCCGTCGCGGCGGCGCTGCACCGCCGGGATGCCGCGGACTCGACGGTCGTCGACTTCATGAGCGCCGCTCCCGGCGTCGTCGTGGTCGACTCGACTCAACTGGATTTCGAGGGCACGGTGGACGCCGTGCTCGCTGTTGTGCGCGAGGGGCTCGACGCCGCCCGCGCGGAAAGGCCTGACGCATGA
- a CDS encoding MFS transporter, producing MAEAHTASLAASIPEIARRRTLRVSRAVGFVGMSAALLAFFVAAGAPTPLLPLYEREWGFAPTLLTVAFGVYAFALIGALLVFGSLSDYVGRRPVLIGALALELVSMIVFLLSPSISWLIVGRVLQGLATGVASSTFGAAIVELAPESRKRLGAVMSSLATTAGLAIGALLAGLIALAIPTAAATAVWLALAVVMAAGTLLAVLIPETSTTRPGALGSLIPRVGVPPRVRRLFRMTAPTIVAAFLETALFLGLLPIILVSVFHVTTPIVGGAANFVMFTAGTLSAGVTGGIPARRLRLFGNLGIALGIALFLGALAVGALALVWICAAVAGLGMGMAFTGSIRGLVPEVEPHQRAELFSAIFVVAYLTFGGSAIVAGFVATAIGVGAMAVGFSVVIVVVALLGVGLGVGARGRG from the coding sequence ATGGCTGAAGCACACACCGCATCCCTCGCCGCATCCATCCCCGAGATCGCGCGGAGGAGAACGCTGCGCGTGTCGCGTGCGGTCGGATTCGTCGGGATGTCCGCGGCACTGCTCGCATTCTTCGTCGCCGCCGGTGCACCCACACCGCTCCTGCCCCTGTACGAGCGCGAGTGGGGCTTCGCCCCCACGCTCCTCACCGTCGCGTTCGGCGTCTACGCCTTCGCGCTGATCGGGGCGCTCCTCGTGTTCGGCTCGCTGTCGGACTACGTCGGTCGTCGGCCGGTGCTCATCGGAGCCCTCGCGCTCGAGCTCGTGTCGATGATCGTGTTCCTGCTCTCGCCGTCGATCTCCTGGCTGATCGTGGGCCGCGTGCTGCAGGGGCTCGCGACCGGCGTCGCCTCCAGCACGTTCGGTGCGGCGATCGTCGAGCTCGCCCCCGAGTCCCGAAAGCGGCTCGGCGCGGTGATGTCGAGCCTCGCCACGACCGCCGGGCTCGCGATCGGTGCTCTGCTGGCCGGCCTGATCGCGTTGGCGATCCCCACCGCCGCAGCGACCGCGGTCTGGCTCGCGCTGGCCGTGGTCATGGCCGCCGGCACCCTGCTCGCCGTGCTCATCCCCGAGACCTCGACGACCCGCCCGGGCGCGCTGGGCTCGCTCATCCCGCGGGTGGGCGTCCCGCCGCGCGTGCGCCGGCTGTTCCGAATGACCGCGCCCACGATCGTGGCCGCGTTCCTCGAGACCGCGCTCTTCCTCGGGCTGCTGCCGATCATCCTCGTGTCGGTGTTCCACGTGACGACACCGATCGTCGGCGGCGCGGCGAACTTCGTGATGTTCACCGCGGGGACACTCTCTGCCGGCGTCACGGGCGGCATCCCTGCCCGCCGGCTGCGGCTGTTCGGCAACCTCGGCATCGCGCTCGGCATCGCCCTGTTCCTCGGCGCCCTGGCCGTGGGTGCCCTCGCACTCGTGTGGATCTGCGCCGCCGTCGCGGGCCTCGGCATGGGCATGGCGTTCACCGGAAGCATCCGGGGCCTCGTGCCCGAGGTCGAGCCGCACCAGCGGGCGGAACTGTTCAGCGCGATCTTCGTCGTCGCCTACTTGACGTTCGGCGGCTCCGCGATCGTCGCCGGGTTCGTCGCGACGGCCATCGGCGTGGGCGCGATGGCAGTGGGATTCTCCGTCGTGATCGTCGTCGTGGCGCTCCTTGGAGTCGGCCTGGGGGTCGGGGCGCGCGGCCGCGGCTGA
- the der gene encoding ribosome biogenesis GTPase Der: MSLDNDEYEGGEDHLAESLANLDEGLAEQRAETLRASLADYELDDEDAALLAGVALGEDGIEILPALPVVAIVGRPNVGKSALVNRILGRREAVVEDTPGVTRDRVTYKAEWMDRRFTLVDTGGWEPDAKGIDRSVAAQAEVAIDLSDVVLFVVDAMVGATSTDEHVVRLLRKAGKPVFLVANKIDDARQEPEAAALWNLGLGEPHPVSAIHGRGVADLLDEVVKVLPEVSAVAKNEIGGPRRVAILGRPNVGKSSLLNKAAGEERVVVNDLAGTTRDPVDEVVELGGKLWRLVDTAGIRRRVHLQQGADFYASLRTSAALEKAEVAVVVLDVSEPISEQDVRIIDMVLESGRALVLAYNKWDVLNTQEFENIDRRRYLEREIEQDLAHVAWAPRVNISARTGRHLDKLVPALETALASWDQRIPTGKFNAFLSELVAEHPHPVRGGKQPRILFGTQASTRPPTFVLFTTGFLDAGYRRFIQRRLRELYGFEGTPIVLNMRVREKRQR; encoded by the coding sequence ATGAGCCTCGACAATGACGAGTACGAGGGCGGCGAGGATCACCTCGCCGAGTCGCTCGCGAACCTCGACGAGGGGCTCGCCGAACAGCGGGCCGAGACGCTGCGCGCGTCGCTCGCGGACTACGAACTGGACGACGAGGATGCCGCGCTCCTCGCGGGCGTCGCGCTCGGCGAGGACGGCATCGAGATCCTCCCGGCGCTGCCGGTCGTCGCGATCGTGGGGCGACCGAATGTCGGCAAGTCTGCTCTGGTGAACCGCATCCTGGGCCGCCGCGAGGCGGTCGTCGAGGACACCCCGGGCGTCACGCGCGACCGTGTGACGTACAAGGCGGAGTGGATGGATCGCCGCTTCACCCTCGTCGACACCGGCGGCTGGGAGCCCGACGCCAAGGGCATCGACCGCTCCGTCGCCGCCCAGGCCGAGGTCGCGATCGACCTGTCGGACGTCGTGCTGTTCGTCGTCGACGCGATGGTCGGCGCCACGTCGACCGACGAGCACGTCGTGCGACTGCTTCGCAAGGCCGGCAAGCCGGTCTTCCTCGTCGCGAACAAGATCGACGACGCACGTCAGGAGCCCGAGGCCGCGGCCCTGTGGAATCTGGGGCTGGGGGAGCCGCATCCGGTGTCGGCCATCCACGGGCGCGGTGTCGCCGATCTCCTCGACGAGGTCGTCAAGGTCCTCCCCGAGGTGTCCGCCGTGGCGAAGAACGAGATCGGCGGCCCGCGCCGGGTCGCGATCCTCGGCCGTCCGAACGTCGGCAAGTCCTCGCTCCTGAACAAGGCGGCCGGCGAGGAGCGGGTCGTGGTCAACGACCTCGCCGGCACGACCCGCGACCCGGTCGACGAGGTCGTCGAGCTCGGCGGCAAGCTGTGGCGGCTCGTGGACACCGCCGGCATCCGCCGTCGCGTGCACCTGCAGCAGGGCGCCGACTTCTACGCCTCGCTGCGCACCTCCGCCGCTCTGGAGAAGGCCGAGGTCGCCGTCGTGGTGCTCGACGTGTCGGAGCCGATCAGCGAGCAGGACGTCCGCATCATCGACATGGTGCTCGAATCCGGCCGTGCGCTGGTGCTCGCCTACAACAAGTGGGACGTGCTGAACACCCAGGAGTTCGAGAACATCGACCGCCGCCGGTATCTCGAGCGCGAGATCGAGCAGGACCTCGCGCACGTCGCGTGGGCTCCCCGCGTCAACATCTCGGCGCGCACCGGTCGGCACCTCGACAAGCTCGTGCCGGCGCTGGAGACCGCGCTCGCGTCGTGGGATCAGCGCATCCCGACGGGCAAGTTCAACGCCTTCCTCTCCGAGCTCGTCGCCGAGCACCCGCATCCGGTGCGCGGGGGCAAGCAGCCGCGCATCCTGTTCGGCACCCAGGCTTCGACGCGCCCGCCGACCTTCGTGCTGTTCACGACGGGATTCCTGGATGCCGGTTACCGCCGGTTCATCCAGCGCCGCCTCCGCGAGCTCTACGGCTTCGAGGGCACGCCGATCGTGCTGAACATGCGCGTGCGGGAGAAGCGGCAGCGCTGA
- a CDS encoding RNA-binding S4 domain-containing protein, with protein MSATARVDAWLWAVRIYKTRSAATTACRAGHVRVGGERAKAAQTVKPGDEVRVRIDGFDRMLVVREPIAKRVGAALVATAMEDRTPPRDPTPVMAQRDRGAGRPTKRERRDIDKLRGR; from the coding sequence ATGAGCGCCACAGCGCGGGTGGACGCCTGGCTGTGGGCCGTGCGCATCTACAAGACCCGGTCGGCCGCGACGACCGCCTGTCGAGCGGGGCACGTCCGCGTCGGCGGCGAGCGCGCGAAAGCGGCACAGACCGTCAAGCCCGGCGACGAGGTGCGCGTGCGCATCGACGGATTCGACCGGATGCTCGTCGTGCGCGAGCCGATCGCCAAACGCGTCGGCGCGGCGCTCGTCGCCACGGCGATGGAGGATCGGACTCCCCCGCGCGACCCCACGCCCGTCATGGCGCAGCGCGATCGCGGGGCCGGCCGGCCGACCAAGCGCGAGCGCCGCGACATCGACAAGCTCCGCGGCCGCTGA